From Ndongobacter massiliensis:
GGAAGTTTTCGAACAGGCGAAGAACGATCTTTTGGCGTTGGAAGAGGGCGGTATGCGCGTTGCGATCGTGGAAAATATGTTTGACACGCCGTATACCACCGACGTTTCCCTCGACACCCTGATTCAGATGGCGCATTTGTTTACACGTTTGCGGACGGTTTCCTCCATTCGTTTAGGAATCAATATTCACTCGAGCGACCGGGATCAGGAAATGCTCGTTGCGACCTATTGTGGCGCCGATTTTATTCGCGCGGAGTCCTTTGTGGAATACCGGGTAACCGGAGGCGGTATGATGAAGCCGATGGCTCCGCTACTCATGCGCACAAAAAAGCGCTTGCAGTCTGAGGTAAAAATCCTCGCCGATATCCACGGAAAGCACACGACACCACTCGTCTCCCAGCCCATTGACGCGTTAATTCATGAAGCATTGAGTTATGGCTGCGACGGCATTATTCTTACCGGTTTGGCCACCGGTTCAGCGCCCACCGTAGAGGATGCGAAATCCTTTAAGGCAGTCTGCGAAGATGCGCAGCTCTATATCGGAAGCGGCGTTACGGCAGAAAACATTCGCGGATTTCTCCAATATGCCGACGGGGTGATTGTCGGTTCCTCAATTAAAGAGGAGGGAAAAGTGGAGCGCCCTGTGGATGTCAAGCGTGTGAAAGCGCTGATGCAGGCGGCGGGGGAATAGCGAGAAGTTGGAATAAGATCGCACAAAAGGCGGGCGTGAGCTGGCCTTTTGTGCGTGGGGCGATTGATTATTAATGTGGCCACCCCCCCTGGGGGTGGCTTGTGGAAGAAAGAAACTACAGATCTTCGATGTAATAAAGTGTTGCATATTAAGTTGTATTCTGCGCTTCTAAAACGGAAGGAATATTTTTTTGACTGAATATACTTTTTGCAATCCGTACAAATTCTAAAATTATTTTCCACTGATAACTAGTTTTCCGGTATGCAAAGCGTATGGGATATGAATAGTTTGGGGGGAGACGAAATATGCATAAATTGTTTCTCTGGTCTTTAGTTAGTATTGAGTGAATTGCGCTACTTGGAGCGAAGCACATTCCTAATCCTCTAGAGCAGAGTGCCAAAAGTGTCTCTAAATTATTTGATTGGCATCTTATGATTGGTTCAAAACCAGATTTTCTTATTAGCTCTCTACCAATTTGACCTGTGATATCAGTGGGGTTTCCTAGAAGAAAAGGAAAATTTTGGAAATCATTAATATTATCGATAGGTTCCTCTAGGTTCAGCTTTTTACTGAAGAATTTTTTTGGAACTAATAGCATTATTTCTTCTGAAAAAAAATCAATAATATCTACTCCAAGAACAGGTTTAGCAAATCTCGCAATGACTAGATCCAATTCTTTATTTATTAATTGTTGTTGGAGCTCTTTGTTTGCTCCTTCAGTCAGTCGAACTTCAATGTTTGGATAGTGTTTATGAAATTCACAAATAATTGGAGGCATTAGTGAAAGACTTCTGACATAATTAATGCCAATTAGTATTTTTCCACGTTGATTGTTGGTTAAGTCATTAAATTCGTTCCACATGGCTTGATAGCCTTCAATAATATCATTGGCATGACGTAAATATATTTCTCCTGCATAAGTCAATTGAAGAGGATTGCTTCGGATAAACAGTTGGCACGCAAGTTCCGTTTCAATACTTTTTATGTGTGCACTGAGGGTTTGTTGCGTAATATGTAGTTGCTCTGCTGCTCGCGTTATATTTTTTGTTTCGGAAACTGCAAGAAAATATGCCATACTCATAAAATTCATGGAGCCCTCCCATAAAGTTCGTAGATTCTAAAAACAGTGTATTTATTGTAATATATACAAAAATCTACAGTTTTACAACTGTGGTTAAAGGCGAATAGAATATCAGTGTATCGATGTAGTACAACAATTTATAACTTGAAAGGAAGGGAAAATATGGACAAAAGAAAAACAAATTATGATGGGATGGGATTTGATACAAGGGCAATTAAATATGGTGAAGGACCGGATCCGTTTACCAAGGCATTAAATACGCCAATTTATGAAACGACGACCTTTGCCTATGATACTTCTGCTGAATTTGACAAAACCATTTGGGATTCCATGGATTGGAAACCGGGTGCACGCATTTACAGCCGTACCACAAACCCGACAACCGGAGCCATGGAAAAAAAAGTTGCCTCTTTGGAAAATGGTGAAGATGCAGTTATTGTGGCATGCGGAATGGCTGCAGTAAGTTTAGCATTATTATCACAGCTTAATGCCGGAGATCATGTCATTTGTTCAGATGATACCTTTATCTGTACCGCGAGTTTATTTGAGGATATTTTGCCATCGAAAGGTATTGAAACAGATCGTGTTGAAGTATTGGATATAGAAAATATTCGCAAGGCGATGAAGAAGAATACAAAAGTTATATATCTGGAAGCCTTGTCGAATCCAATGCTGAAACTTGCTGATCTTCCTGCAATTGCAAAATTGGCGCATGAACATGGCTGCAAGTTTATTGTCGACAATACCTTTCTTTCACCAGTAATTATGCGCCCATTAGATCATGGCGCGGATATCGTTCTTCACTCCGCAACAAAATATTATGTGGGTCATGGCGATGCACTTTGCGGCGTGATCTCAGGTTCAGTTGAAGATATGAATCGTGTGCGCTATTACAATGATAACTTTGGAACACATATCAGTCCTTTTAATTCTTGGTTAGCATTGCGAGGGACAAGAACACTTCCACTTCGCGTTGAAAGACAGTCTGAGAATGCATTAAAAATTGCAAAATGGCTTGAAAAGAGACCGGAAGTGGAATATGTATTATATCCGGGATTGGAAAGCCATAAGCAACACGAACTGGCAAAAAAACTATTTACAGGGAATGGTTTTGGAGGAATGGTATGCTTCCACATTAAGGGCGGCTTTGAAGAAATGGCTAAGTTTTGCGATAGCGTAAAGATTCCTCCCATTGCTGTAAGCTTGGGGGATATTGTTACTTTGATTTATCCAAAAAAGCAATATGGCAATCTTATTCGCTTGTCGGTAGGATGCGAGAATGTTGAAGACTTGATCAGCGATCTCGAAAGTGCATTTGCACAGCTAAATTCGTAAAAAGAGCAAGGAAGGTAAACGCAATGGCTCAAGCATTTTCAAGTTTTTTAGATGCTGCGGTAAACTTTCTGTGGGGGACACCGCTAATAGTTCTCGTGTTGGGGTCGGGTGCGTTTTTAACAATTGGAACAGGCTTTTTCCAATTTCGGCATTTTGGCCACTTTATCAAACGGACTTTGGGTTCGTTGTTTGATAAAGAACAGCATGAAGTAGGACATGGACATGTGAGCGCTTTTAACGCGATAGCAACGGCGGTAGGTGGTGCGGTTGGTGTCGGAAACATTGGAGGAGTCGCAACGGCCATTGCGATAGGGGGGCCTGGAGCGGTTTTTTGGCTCTGGGCCGCCGCCCTACTGGGCATGGCACTAAAGAGTGCTGAAATTACATTGGCCTGCTATTATCGGAGTTATGATGAAAATGGTCAGCCATATGGAGGACCAACGTATTATATTCAGAAAGGGATTGGTGCTCTATTACCGAAAAATCTGAAAAGTCTTGCTACAGTTCTTGCGGCGATTTTCGGTATTGGTTTTTCTTTCAATTTTATTTCTGGAGTACAGGGATATACCATTGCCGAGGGCTTTACATCGGCATTTCCGGTTCCAATATTGGTATTTAGCATTATCTACAGTATTGTCGTGGGCATAATCGTATGGGGTGGCGGCAAACGCGTTGTTGAGTTTGCAGGAAAAATTGTTCCTCTTATGATTATTCTTTTCGTCCTATCCGGTTTGGGTATTGTGATTTCTAATTTTTCAAAAATTGGGGAAGCGTTTGCTCTGATAATCAGCAGCGCATTTAATGGAACGGCGGCAGTGGGCGGTTTTAGCGGTGCAGCGGCATCTGTTGCAATACAAAACGGTATTGCACGTTCCGTTTTCAGTAATGAAGCGGGACAAGGATCGTCGACAATGGTGCACTCACAGGCGAAAGTTGAACATCCGGTTCGACAAGGAATATGGGGAATGTTTGAAGTTTTTGTCGATACCATAATTGTTTGTACCATTATGTCACTCGCCATTATTATGAGCGGAGCCTGGCGTAGTGGGATACAGGGAGCTGCTTTATCTGTAGAAGCATTTGCGACAACATATGGATCACTGGGAGGCAAATTTGTAGGAATTGCCATATTGCTTTTTGGTATTACTACGCAGACAGGCTGGTTTTTGTACTACGATGTTTTGTTACGCCATGCTCTTCAGAAAAATATTTCCTTAAAAAACAAAATTTTAGCTGTGTTTCGTGCAATATATCCATTACCGAGTTTAATTGCCACGTTTTATACGGTAAAAAACGGATTACCAACCGGGTTTATATGGAAATTAACGGACTTCTTCTGCGCAGTTCCGACGACTTTAAATATTCTTTGTGTTCTGGCAATGAGCGGGCTTTATTTTCGCCTTATGAAAGATTACAAAGCTCGTTATATGGGAATCGGCGCAATTGATCCGGAATTTCAACCATTCTATGAAAACCCGCCGGAAAATCGTTAGCGAATTTTTTCGAAACATTGATGAGCAGTATAAAAACAGTATACCAGAGTGCTTTTAAATAAGGATGTGGAGAAGGGATCGAATCGTTGGAGCCTTAGAAAACCGGAGCCCCAGAGATAAAGATCCCTTCTTAAATTTTGGAATTCGATGGACGACGAGAAAATATTAGTAAAGAAGATCTTCTTGTGTTTACTGAAATAGATTTAGACCTTTATAAAGAAATTCTGGATTTCAGATTCTTTCCAATGGGGCAGTTACGCCTTTATTTATCAAGAACCGGATATAAAACCCAATCCATGTCTTCCACAGCAATCTTCGACTGACAAAAACTGCACACTTGATCCCCGCCGTGCTCGCTTATTTGATGACTCCCGCAATGAGGACAGGTAAATTGGTCAGGTACATAGTGTACCGGGGTCAAAGTTCCATACTTTCGGGCAATGCATATTTTTAATTTTTTTCGCCTTTCACGTACATGAACATGTTTTGATGTTCCGGTTAAATATAAGCCCTCTAATTTTCCAAGACATTCGACGATTTCCCAATCATTTTTTCGCTGATAACTTTGAAATTGTAAATGTTGTATATTTTTAACAATAAAGCCTTGAGAAACTTTCTCGGGTGCTTGGAAGGGGATCAGAGTTTCCGGATATTGTGTCAGCAAATCAATGAGACGCATAGTAAATATTTCGCAGGAAAAATGAGCGTCATGACTTCTTATTTTTTGCAGCACCGATCGGTGGCGGGAATAAGCGGCGATTCCCTTTATTAAGGCGAAGAAAAAAAGTATCGCGCAGAATGTTCCCGCCACGAAGGAGAAAAGTTCCACTTGTTGTGGGCTGATTTTTCCTTTTACTTGTAATACGGCTATCAGAAAGAGAGCTATTAAGAGGAATAGGACATAGCGCAGGTTGTGAAAGGCACCTTCTATGAAGAAGCGAGTAAGCAGGTAGTGATACGCTTCTGTTTGATATCGGGAATGACAATAGGGACAAAAGTAGGTGTCACCTTCGGCTTCCGTCTGAGCCCCACAGTTCAAACAGAAGGGCGGGTTCTTCAAAGCATAGGGCGCCGTCTGATTGCTCCGATACACAATACTTTCAATAAAAGCATTTCGCATTTTTCGTTGGTAGCGTTTCTTGTTTTGAGTATCGCGGTACGTTTCCTTGATTTTCGCATTGGAAACGGAAAAGATAACATCCGCTTTGCCATCGGAGACTTTTCGACCGGTAACTTGAGACGAAGGGACGCGGATATCCAACTCTTTATGCAAACCAAAATGTTGTAAGATTTCCATTTCTTTGCGAAAACGCTCTGTCTGAGAAAAGCTCGCATAGGTCTTTACTTCTTCCACACTATTAGATTTGTACATTCTTTTTAGGACAGGGATATACTGCAGATGGTTCCATTCCCGGGTGAGCGTTCCAAAAAGCATTTTTACCTCCTACAGCGGCGCTTTATCTTCGGCCAACGATTAGAAGAGAAAAGCGGCCTACTTATGCGGAGTCATTGAATTCCATGCCTTTTTTATTAAGCCATAAATCCTGGAAAGAGTCCATCACTTGTAAAAAAATATTGTATGGTCTGTAACTTTAATCGACAATTTGTTCATCCGAATAAAAACTTGTTTTCCACGAGGCTTTTGCGATCCGTTTTTTGGATGCATTGCTTGCAAATGAGCAATTCTGCTCGTTTTTTGGGCGATTTTTGAAAATTCAAACAAACAGGAATATAATGTTAGCATAATCTAACAAACGGAAAGAGAAGGGATGATCTTGGGAAAGAAGATGAGTATAATAAAAAAACAGGAACATTTGCCTGTTTATGGAATAGGACCTGTTTATGTTGCCTTCATCTTATTACTAACGCTTACAGCGGTACTTTTAAGGGATCGTCCTATACTTGCATCCGGAAGGATATTGGCGTTCAGAATACCGATTATCTTTATCGGCGCTCTTTTCATTGCGCTATCTATTTTTCTTTGGATCCAGGCTGTTTTGGCGTCAAATCTGGCTAAACATATCGAAAAGAATTATTTGGTGACGTCGGGCGTTTTTGCTTGGGTACGAAATCCGATTTACTCCGCATTTATGATCCTGTGTACGGGGATACTTTTTATTGTCGGCAATGCATGGTTTATTCCTCTACCTTTTTTTTACTGGGGGCTTTTGACCGTGCATATGAAGAATACGGAAGAAAAATGGCTGCAAGAAAGGTATGGCAATGCGTACTTGAAATATTGCGGGAAGGTTCACCGCT
This genomic window contains:
- a CDS encoding sodium:alanine symporter family protein translates to MAQAFSSFLDAAVNFLWGTPLIVLVLGSGAFLTIGTGFFQFRHFGHFIKRTLGSLFDKEQHEVGHGHVSAFNAIATAVGGAVGVGNIGGVATAIAIGGPGAVFWLWAAALLGMALKSAEITLACYYRSYDENGQPYGGPTYYIQKGIGALLPKNLKSLATVLAAIFGIGFSFNFISGVQGYTIAEGFTSAFPVPILVFSIIYSIVVGIIVWGGGKRVVEFAGKIVPLMIILFVLSGLGIVISNFSKIGEAFALIISSAFNGTAAVGGFSGAAASVAIQNGIARSVFSNEAGQGSSTMVHSQAKVEHPVRQGIWGMFEVFVDTIIVCTIMSLAIIMSGAWRSGIQGAALSVEAFATTYGSLGGKFVGIAILLFGITTQTGWFLYYDVLLRHALQKNISLKNKILAVFRAIYPLPSLIATFYTVKNGLPTGFIWKLTDFFCAVPTTLNILCVLAMSGLYFRLMKDYKARYMGIGAIDPEFQPFYENPPENR
- a CDS encoding BtpA/SgcQ family protein, producing MKEIIGMVHLAALPGTPNGTKSMQEVFEQAKNDLLALEEGGMRVAIVENMFDTPYTTDVSLDTLIQMAHLFTRLRTVSSIRLGINIHSSDRDQEMLVATYCGADFIRAESFVEYRVTGGGMMKPMAPLLMRTKKRLQSEVKILADIHGKHTTPLVSQPIDALIHEALSYGCDGIILTGLATGSAPTVEDAKSFKAVCEDAQLYIGSGVTAENIRGFLQYADGVIVGSSIKEEGKVERPVDVKRVKALMQAAGE
- a CDS encoding PLP-dependent aspartate aminotransferase family protein, which produces MDKRKTNYDGMGFDTRAIKYGEGPDPFTKALNTPIYETTTFAYDTSAEFDKTIWDSMDWKPGARIYSRTTNPTTGAMEKKVASLENGEDAVIVACGMAAVSLALLSQLNAGDHVICSDDTFICTASLFEDILPSKGIETDRVEVLDIENIRKAMKKNTKVIYLEALSNPMLKLADLPAIAKLAHEHGCKFIVDNTFLSPVIMRPLDHGADIVLHSATKYYVGHGDALCGVISGSVEDMNRVRYYNDNFGTHISPFNSWLALRGTRTLPLRVERQSENALKIAKWLEKRPEVEYVLYPGLESHKQHELAKKLFTGNGFGGMVCFHIKGGFEEMAKFCDSVKIPPIAVSLGDIVTLIYPKKQYGNLIRLSVGCENVEDLISDLESAFAQLNS
- a CDS encoding isoprenylcysteine carboxylmethyltransferase family protein, which codes for MGKKMSIIKKQEHLPVYGIGPVYVAFILLLTLTAVLLRDRPILASGRILAFRIPIIFIGALFIALSIFLWIQAVLASNLAKHIEKNYLVTSGVFAWVRNPIYSAFMILCTGILFIVGNAWFIPLPFFYWGLLTVHMKNTEEKWLQERYGNAYLKYCGKVHRCWPSIPKGVKNKGEKEHDKRCF
- a CDS encoding LysR family transcriptional regulator, encoding MNFMSMAYFLAVSETKNITRAAEQLHITQQTLSAHIKSIETELACQLFIRSNPLQLTYAGEIYLRHANDIIEGYQAMWNEFNDLTNNQRGKILIGINYVRSLSLMPPIICEFHKHYPNIEVRLTEGANKELQQQLINKELDLVIARFAKPVLGVDIIDFFSEEIMLLVPKKFFSKKLNLEEPIDNINDFQNFPFLLGNPTDITGQIGRELIRKSGFEPIIRCQSNNLETLLALCSRGLGMCFAPSSAIHSILTKDQRNNLCIFRLPPNYSYPIRFAYRKTSYQWKIILEFVRIAKSIFSQKNIPSVLEAQNTT